One window from the genome of Natrialba magadii ATCC 43099 encodes:
- a CDS encoding SWIM zinc finger family protein, with protein sequence MKTTASPKAPLPVQTPNQLEERSRRARTEPMSVLPLGDGLYEVESASDHTYLVDLGAGRCTCPDHIFRSARCKHIRRVAIEITDGRTPPPGQLAVECQNTDCHESVFVDEDAGGGAGTDDEASGQPVYCESHTLWPGDTVVDRETGDRLTVVDVSDLRADAVRIDAANCTVAEYGTNSEYDPNVPVVGVVYPHATVRPNGVVPNSLRVYVFPRTRLEKCA encoded by the coding sequence ATGAAAACAACAGCGTCACCGAAAGCACCGCTTCCAGTACAGACACCGAACCAACTCGAGGAGCGCTCGCGCCGAGCGCGGACCGAACCGATGTCCGTCCTCCCGCTCGGCGACGGTCTCTACGAGGTCGAATCCGCGAGCGACCACACCTACCTCGTCGATCTCGGGGCGGGCCGGTGTACCTGTCCTGACCATATCTTCCGCAGCGCCCGCTGCAAGCACATTCGCCGTGTCGCCATCGAGATCACCGACGGCCGCACCCCACCGCCAGGACAGCTTGCCGTGGAGTGCCAGAACACCGACTGCCACGAGTCGGTCTTCGTCGACGAGGACGCTGGCGGTGGCGCTGGCACCGACGACGAAGCGTCCGGACAGCCAGTCTACTGCGAGTCGCACACACTCTGGCCGGGCGATACGGTGGTCGACCGAGAGACCGGCGACCGACTCACAGTCGTCGATGTTTCCGACCTGCGGGCGGACGCGGTCCGAATCGATGCGGCAAACTGCACCGTCGCAGAGTACGGCACGAATTCGGAGTACGACCCCAACGTCCCCGTTGTCGGTGTCGTCTATCCACATGCTACCGTGCGACCGAACGGCGTCGTCCCCAACTCGCTGCGGGTGTACGTCTTCCCGCGGACGCGACTCGAGAAGTGCGCCTGA
- a CDS encoding FkbM family methyltransferase yields MADTLAFSIAFVPALDLAHIETRPAGTTRWLPIVPSMALGSHASPSVTTRAATIAREVAGRAYHRLARLNYEQQWLARTNRTPAGEFQCYELCNRHGSDSMLAELDAVCGPSAVIYDLGANVGIYTLALATAAPQRHLIAVEPSPTTAVRLRANVALNDISEQVTVLEYGLGDEPAPTTSPFYRSSNPELSSFDRESATRWGARVREVNSVPVVSLDDLVLTDSLPAPDAIKIDVEGMAPAVIRGARETLARYEPTVVLEYHEDGLSGNVPEETKGVLQDLSYEIRQREGYWRCEPR; encoded by the coding sequence GTGGCTGACACGCTTGCTTTCTCGATTGCGTTCGTACCAGCACTCGACCTCGCACACATCGAGACGCGTCCCGCGGGTACAACTCGCTGGCTCCCCATTGTCCCGTCAATGGCACTGGGCTCGCACGCCTCACCCTCTGTCACGACGCGAGCCGCAACCATCGCTCGCGAGGTCGCCGGTCGTGCCTACCACCGGCTGGCGCGGCTGAACTACGAACAGCAGTGGCTCGCACGGACGAACCGAACGCCAGCCGGCGAGTTCCAGTGCTACGAACTCTGCAACCGCCACGGCTCGGACTCGATGCTCGCCGAACTCGACGCCGTCTGCGGGCCGTCTGCCGTCATCTACGACCTCGGTGCGAACGTCGGCATCTACACCCTCGCGCTCGCGACTGCCGCCCCGCAGCGCCACCTGATCGCTGTCGAACCCTCTCCGACGACTGCTGTGCGACTTCGCGCCAACGTTGCACTGAACGATATCAGCGAGCAGGTGACGGTACTCGAGTACGGCCTCGGAGACGAACCAGCGCCAACCACCAGCCCGTTCTACCGTTCGAGTAACCCGGAACTGTCGTCGTTCGACCGCGAGAGCGCCACGCGCTGGGGGGCACGGGTCCGTGAGGTAAACTCGGTTCCGGTAGTGAGCCTCGACGACCTCGTACTCACGGACTCGCTGCCAGCCCCCGACGCGATCAAAATCGACGTCGAAGGGATGGCTCCTGCCGTGATCCGTGGTGCACGCGAGACGCTTGCCAGATACGAGCCGACGGTTGTACTCGAGTACCACGAGGATGGCCTGTCAGGAAACGTTCCAGAGGAAACGAAGGGGGTTCTGCAGGATCTCTCGTACGAAATTCGGCAGCGCGAGGGCTATTGGCGCTGTGAACCCCGATGA
- the hjc gene encoding Holliday junction resolvase Hjc has product MSQAKGDRRERELVNELDEAGFAVMRAPASGSATERELPDVLAGDGEQFYAVEAKSSSGDPIYLTGEEVEALIYFAQNFGAKPRIGVRFDREDWYFFHPADLHVTDGGNYRVKKETALADGTDFAEFVGASEKVTLDELGDEDGDDGPDEDILRVLNAVEQGVMDVEEAARALE; this is encoded by the coding sequence ATGTCTCAGGCGAAGGGCGACCGCCGCGAACGCGAACTCGTCAACGAACTCGACGAGGCCGGCTTCGCGGTGATGCGCGCGCCCGCAAGCGGTTCGGCGACGGAACGCGAACTCCCCGACGTACTCGCCGGCGACGGCGAACAGTTCTACGCAGTCGAGGCCAAATCGAGTTCGGGCGATCCGATCTATCTCACTGGCGAGGAGGTCGAAGCGCTCATCTACTTTGCACAGAACTTCGGCGCGAAGCCCCGCATCGGCGTCCGGTTCGACCGCGAAGACTGGTACTTCTTCCACCCTGCAGACCTGCACGTCACTGACGGCGGGAACTACCGCGTGAAGAAGGAGACCGCACTCGCCGACGGCACCGACTTCGCGGAGTTCGTCGGTGCCTCGGAGAAGGTCACGCTCGACGAACTCGGTGACGAAGATGGCGACGACGGTCCAGACGAGGACATTCTTCGGGTCCTCAACGCAGTCGAACAGGGCGTGATGGACGTCGAGGAAGCAGCGCGAGCACTCGAGTAG
- a CDS encoding CPBP family intramembrane glutamic endopeptidase, which produces METSPQQRTDGPLRSTLVGFGLALLGLVAAEFVTLPAFLLDPTLLESPGDASNAAIFVLLTLNFVGFFLVGGLYLRYTGRGWDWLDLEWPSRRGWRYVGIGIVGSIAFVMVVNLVATVLQLPSSENQVMTLVGDDPNMILLMIVIVFLFNAPAEEFLFRNVIQKRLYAGFSRIGAVIVTSAIFALVHIPAYALAADGSFAPLGAIGVSLAVVFGGSLIFGYLYARTDNLLVPTAAHAAFNAIQFAILYLVVRFAPEELEAAMALGGGIVAALPL; this is translated from the coding sequence ATGGAAACGTCCCCACAGCAACGGACGGACGGGCCGCTTCGATCGACCCTCGTCGGTTTCGGCCTCGCACTCCTCGGCTTAGTCGCCGCTGAATTCGTCACGCTACCGGCGTTCCTGCTCGATCCAACACTCCTCGAATCTCCGGGTGACGCCTCGAACGCCGCGATATTCGTCCTCCTCACCCTGAACTTCGTCGGCTTCTTCCTCGTCGGCGGGCTCTATCTCCGCTATACAGGGCGAGGCTGGGACTGGCTCGATCTCGAGTGGCCCTCGCGTCGGGGCTGGCGCTACGTCGGCATCGGGATTGTCGGTAGCATCGCGTTCGTGATGGTCGTCAATCTCGTCGCGACGGTGCTTCAGTTGCCCTCCTCCGAGAATCAGGTGATGACACTGGTCGGTGACGACCCGAACATGATTCTGCTCATGATCGTGATCGTCTTCCTCTTCAACGCGCCCGCAGAGGAGTTCCTCTTCCGAAACGTGATCCAAAAGCGGCTGTACGCCGGCTTCTCTCGCATCGGTGCGGTTATCGTCACGAGCGCCATCTTCGCGCTGGTTCACATTCCTGCCTACGCGCTCGCAGCCGATGGCTCGTTTGCCCCACTCGGCGCGATTGGCGTCTCGCTCGCCGTCGTCTTCGGTGGCTCGCTGATCTTTGGCTACCTCTACGCGCGGACCGACAACCTGCTCGTTCCGACAGCTGCTCACGCTGCGTTCAACGCAATTCAGTTCGCGATCCTCTATCTCGTGGTCCGATTCGCACCGGAGGAACTCGAGGCGGCGATGGCTCTCGGTGGCGGCATCGTTGCTGCGCTCCCACTGTAA
- a CDS encoding amidohydrolase gives MATLAITDGRVLLPDATVTRADVLIDQDAGEILEVGDDLAGAGDETLNAANALVTPGFVNGHCHVAMTLLRGYADDKTLDAWLQEDIWPAEAELTPEDVHAGAELGLLEMIKSGTTAFADMYFEVPEIADAVETAGLRARLGHGVVTVAADDEAAREDAQTSIDVARDLDGMADGRISTAFMPHSLTTVGEEYLDEFVPKAREAGVPIHYHANETADEVAPIVEEHGMRPLAYAAEKGMLESEDFVAHGVHVDESEISLLAEAGTSVIHCPASNMKLASGMAPVQRMLDAGVSVGLGTDGAASNNDLSLLDEARDAAMIGKLAAEDASAVSSESVSELLTHATADAIGIDTGRLESGAPADLAVIDLEKPHLTPAHDLVSHLAYAVAAADVRHTICDGQVLMRDREVTTLDEDAVRERAHEHATALIDRAEA, from the coding sequence ATGGCGACGCTTGCGATTACAGACGGGCGGGTGCTCCTCCCGGATGCGACGGTGACGCGTGCGGACGTACTGATCGACCAGGATGCGGGCGAGATTCTCGAGGTCGGCGACGATCTCGCGGGTGCCGGCGACGAGACGCTCAACGCCGCGAACGCGCTCGTGACGCCCGGCTTCGTCAACGGCCACTGCCACGTCGCGATGACGCTGTTGCGTGGCTACGCCGACGACAAGACGCTCGACGCCTGGCTGCAGGAGGATATCTGGCCCGCCGAGGCCGAACTGACTCCCGAGGACGTTCACGCCGGCGCGGAACTGGGGCTACTCGAGATGATCAAATCGGGAACCACCGCCTTCGCGGACATGTACTTCGAGGTTCCCGAAATTGCGGATGCAGTCGAAACGGCGGGACTCCGCGCGCGCCTCGGCCACGGTGTCGTCACCGTCGCGGCGGACGACGAGGCGGCCCGTGAGGACGCCCAGACGAGCATCGACGTTGCACGCGACCTCGATGGGATGGCGGACGGCCGCATCTCGACGGCGTTCATGCCTCACTCACTGACTACGGTCGGCGAGGAGTATCTGGACGAGTTCGTCCCGAAGGCGCGGGAAGCGGGCGTGCCGATCCACTACCACGCGAACGAGACGGCGGACGAGGTCGCACCGATCGTCGAGGAACACGGGATGCGCCCACTCGCCTACGCCGCGGAGAAGGGGATGCTCGAGTCCGAGGACTTCGTCGCCCACGGCGTCCACGTCGACGAGAGCGAGATCAGCCTGCTCGCCGAGGCAGGAACGAGCGTCATCCACTGCCCGGCTTCGAATATGAAACTGGCAAGCGGCATGGCTCCGGTCCAGCGGATGCTCGACGCCGGCGTTTCGGTCGGTCTCGGCACCGACGGCGCGGCCTCGAACAACGACCTGTCGCTGCTCGACGAGGCCCGCGACGCGGCCATGATCGGCAAACTGGCAGCCGAGGACGCGAGCGCGGTCTCGTCTGAGTCGGTCTCGGAACTGCTCACCCACGCGACCGCGGACGCCATCGGTATCGACACCGGTCGACTGGAGTCCGGTGCGCCCGCCGATCTCGCAGTGATCGATCTCGAGAAGCCACACCTGACGCCGGCCCACGACCTCGTTAGTCACCTCGCCTACGCGGTCGCGGCGGCCGACGTTCGCCACACGATCTGTGACGGACAGGTGCTCATGCGCGACCGCGAGGTCACGACGCTCGACGAAGATGCAGTTCGCGAGCGAGCACACGAGCACGCAACGGCGCTCATCGATCGCGCCGAGGCCTGA
- a CDS encoding adenosylhomocysteinase — MSDYPPISEQLDDADEAREDGRRKMDWATQHMPILESVREEFVADKPFDGERIAMAMHVEAKTAILVETLAEGGAEVAVTGCNPLSTHDDVSAALDAHDNITSYAKRGVDDDEYYDAIEAVIAHEPTITVDDGMDLVAAIHEDYPELIDGIIGGAEETTTGVHRLRAMDDDGALDYPVFAVNDTPMKRLFDNVHGTGESSLASIAMTTNLSWAGKTVVVAGYGYCGKGVAKKAAGQNANVVVTEVEPRRALEAHMEGYEVMPMAEAAEVGDVFLTTTGNRDVIVEEHFEKMQDGVVLANAGHFDIEIDLDALDDLAADRYEARDGVEAYEMDDGRRLNVIAEGRLVNLAAPVSLGHPVEVMDQSFGVQAACVRELVDNGDAYDAGVHDVPDELDKEIAEIKLAADGVEFDSLTDTQHEYMGSWDHGT, encoded by the coding sequence ATGAGCGACTATCCGCCGATCAGCGAACAGCTGGACGATGCCGACGAGGCCCGCGAAGACGGCCGTCGGAAGATGGACTGGGCAACCCAACACATGCCCATTCTCGAGTCCGTCCGCGAGGAGTTCGTCGCCGACAAACCGTTCGACGGCGAACGCATCGCGATGGCGATGCACGTCGAGGCGAAAACGGCGATCCTCGTCGAAACCCTTGCCGAGGGCGGTGCCGAGGTCGCAGTAACCGGCTGCAACCCACTATCGACCCACGATGATGTCTCGGCAGCGCTGGACGCCCACGACAACATCACGAGCTACGCCAAACGCGGCGTCGACGACGACGAGTACTACGACGCCATCGAGGCCGTCATCGCCCACGAGCCCACCATTACGGTCGACGACGGGATGGACCTCGTCGCCGCTATCCACGAGGACTACCCCGAACTCATCGACGGCATCATCGGCGGTGCCGAGGAGACCACCACTGGCGTCCACCGCCTCCGCGCGATGGACGACGACGGGGCGCTCGACTACCCGGTCTTCGCCGTGAACGACACGCCAATGAAGCGCCTGTTCGACAACGTCCACGGCACCGGCGAGTCATCGCTGGCCTCGATTGCGATGACCACGAACCTCTCGTGGGCCGGCAAGACCGTCGTCGTCGCTGGCTACGGCTACTGTGGCAAGGGCGTCGCGAAGAAGGCCGCCGGTCAGAACGCGAACGTCGTCGTCACTGAGGTCGAGCCACGGCGCGCCCTCGAGGCCCACATGGAGGGCTACGAGGTTATGCCGATGGCCGAGGCCGCCGAGGTCGGTGACGTCTTCCTGACCACGACGGGCAACCGCGATGTCATCGTCGAGGAGCACTTCGAGAAGATGCAAGACGGCGTCGTGCTCGCCAACGCGGGCCACTTCGACATCGAAATTGATCTCGACGCGCTCGACGACCTCGCAGCCGACCGCTACGAGGCCCGTGACGGCGTCGAAGCCTACGAGATGGACGATGGCCGCCGCCTCAACGTCATCGCTGAGGGTCGCCTCGTCAATCTCGCCGCGCCGGTCTCGCTCGGCCACCCGGTCGAGGTTATGGATCAGTCGTTCGGTGTGCAGGCGGCCTGTGTGCGCGAACTCGTCGATAACGGCGACGCCTACGACGCCGGTGTCCACGACGTTCCGGACGAACTCGACAAGGAGATTGCCGAGATCAAACTCGCAGCCGACGGCGTCGAGTTCGACTCGCTGACGGACACCCAGCACGAGTACATGGGCTCCTGGGACCACGGGACGTAA
- a CDS encoding stage II sporulation protein M gives MNGADEGGTGDESLTDEQSYARDEEPPHRRELEQEREREHDSEGEGEGEGEGEGKGENERITVSPSLTGADSAGNSSRRADETRATTPTAPGGPPGRDPGRDGPTPGANAHRNWFGLLVGLAVAAFLTAAITVLTQDAIEPVLGVTALGVGFAAAAGIARTSAPWLFEALSAAWVEHRRSVWVATGMFAVGTAIGIALLFAGVNLLEIVAELLEEELLPELEDEQANGELEFTATFFIQNNSMPFLMAIGGALTLGLLTAFIMVFNGIIVGNVSAAAADIAGLDFIIAALVPHGIFELPALFLAAGVGFRLLSRFGQRVLGSRDAFFTRPYLVRTAVFVLFAWLLLVLAAFVEAYVTPELLEVLFAELLEGPEDAPVTP, from the coding sequence ATGAACGGTGCCGACGAGGGCGGCACGGGTGACGAGTCTCTGACGGACGAACAGTCGTACGCTCGAGATGAAGAGCCGCCACACAGGCGCGAGCTCGAGCAAGAGCGCGAACGTGAGCACGATAGTGAGGGTGAGGGCGAGGGCGAGGGCGAGGGCGAGGGCAAGGGTGAAAACGAACGGATCACCGTCAGTCCGTCACTGACAGGCGCTGATTCTGCGGGCAACTCGAGTCGGCGCGCAGACGAGACACGTGCGACCACTCCAACCGCACCCGGTGGTCCACCCGGACGGGACCCAGGGAGAGACGGCCCCACGCCAGGTGCGAACGCACACCGAAACTGGTTCGGACTGCTGGTCGGCCTCGCGGTCGCTGCCTTTCTGACGGCTGCGATCACGGTCCTCACACAGGACGCCATCGAACCGGTGCTCGGCGTCACGGCCCTCGGCGTCGGCTTCGCCGCGGCGGCAGGCATCGCCCGAACCAGCGCCCCGTGGCTCTTCGAGGCGCTGAGTGCCGCGTGGGTCGAACACCGTCGCTCGGTCTGGGTCGCCACCGGCATGTTCGCAGTCGGAACCGCCATCGGCATCGCCCTCCTGTTCGCCGGCGTCAATCTGCTCGAAATCGTCGCCGAACTCCTCGAAGAGGAACTGCTACCCGAACTCGAGGACGAGCAGGCGAACGGGGAACTCGAGTTCACCGCAACGTTCTTTATCCAGAACAACTCGATGCCGTTCCTCATGGCGATCGGCGGCGCGCTCACGCTCGGCCTGCTCACGGCCTTCATCATGGTGTTCAACGGGATTATCGTGGGTAACGTGAGCGCTGCTGCCGCGGACATCGCCGGACTGGACTTCATCATCGCCGCGCTCGTCCCACACGGGATCTTCGAACTGCCGGCGCTGTTTCTGGCCGCCGGCGTCGGCTTTCGGCTGCTCTCGCGGTTCGGCCAGCGCGTGCTTGGCTCGCGGGATGCGTTTTTCACCCGGCCGTATCTGGTCCGGACTGCGGTGTTCGTCCTCTTTGCCTGGCTGTTGCTCGTCCTCGCCGCGTTCGTCGAGGCCTACGTGACGCCGGAGCTACTCGAGGTGCTCTTTGCGGAGTTACTCGAGGGGCCGGAAGATGCGCCGGTGACGCCCTGA
- a CDS encoding cold-shock protein: MANGNVDFFNDTGGYGFISTDDADDDVFFHMEDVGGPDLEEGQDIEFDIEQAPKGPRATNVVRN, from the coding sequence ATGGCAAACGGTAACGTTGATTTCTTCAACGACACAGGCGGCTACGGTTTCATTTCGACGGACGACGCGGACGATGACGTATTCTTCCACATGGAAGACGTCGGCGGCCCGGACCTCGAAGAAGGACAGGATATTGAATTCGACATCGAACAGGCCCCCAAGGGTCCGCGCGCGACGAACGTCGTCCGCAACTAA
- a CDS encoding phosphotransferase family protein, protein MESSTVAEQITATALESALDLESPPTVRSCWRPAAGSVAETFVVALETIGDENQRSPAVPERVVCKLGGASVWTGDVIEPLVLGQVSESSSLPVPAVLASGSIEIDSGDGPAHGDRWALYEFRDGQNAGECYHTLGADDRRRLVAQAGAALGSLHSLSERDPRLAFDRVGGLARESDGEVLEWTELKCWHALDPPARLRLALPVPLAGDDGCRPVLTHGDFQPNNLLVTPTGDITAILDWGNAHVTHDEYALARAEVRFVDLHARRFSRAERERLRAEFRRNYAAHATLSDEFDERALHYKLLWALQSGANYARIVRSARGRQQLWRQCQRLLGRETTATP, encoded by the coding sequence ATGGAGTCGAGCACTGTCGCCGAACAGATTACAGCGACCGCACTCGAGTCCGCTCTCGACCTCGAGTCGCCGCCGACAGTCCGCTCCTGTTGGCGACCAGCCGCGGGGTCGGTGGCAGAGACGTTCGTGGTTGCACTCGAGACGATCGGTGACGAAAACCAGCGCTCGCCGGCCGTCCCGGAGCGCGTGGTCTGCAAACTCGGCGGCGCGAGCGTCTGGACCGGAGACGTGATCGAGCCGCTGGTACTCGGGCAGGTCAGCGAGTCGTCGTCGCTGCCAGTGCCGGCTGTGCTCGCGAGCGGGTCGATCGAGATCGACAGTGGCGACGGACCCGCACACGGCGATCGGTGGGCACTCTACGAGTTTCGTGACGGGCAAAACGCAGGTGAGTGCTATCACACCCTCGGAGCCGATGACCGACGACGACTGGTCGCACAGGCCGGCGCAGCCCTCGGCTCCCTCCACAGTCTCAGCGAACGCGACCCACGACTCGCATTCGACCGTGTCGGTGGGCTCGCACGGGAGTCGGACGGCGAGGTACTCGAGTGGACCGAACTCAAGTGCTGGCACGCGCTCGATCCCCCAGCCAGACTCCGTTTGGCGCTGCCGGTTCCGCTGGCTGGGGACGACGGCTGTCGTCCGGTGCTCACGCACGGCGATTTCCAGCCGAACAATCTGCTCGTGACGCCGACAGGCGATATCACGGCGATTCTCGACTGGGGGAACGCCCACGTCACGCACGACGAGTACGCGCTCGCCAGAGCCGAAGTGCGGTTCGTCGACCTGCACGCTCGCCGATTTTCGCGGGCCGAACGCGAGCGGCTTCGGGCTGAATTTCGTCGCAATTACGCCGCTCACGCGACCCTCTCGGACGAATTCGACGAGCGAGCACTGCACTACAAACTGCTGTGGGCGCTTCAGTCCGGCGCGAACTACGCCCGAATCGTACGAAGTGCTCGTGGTCGACAGCAACTGTGGCGACAGTGTCAACGGCTCCTCGGACGGGAGACGACGGCCACGCCGTAG
- a CDS encoding acyl-CoA dehydrogenase family protein, whose translation MDTDVGIDYGTFEEGRHVNYWELDQTLQRELRRGYTDDEFDWAESRLSAFGETVGHTIADNADDIDNHSPELEPYDKYGEVQNWVRYPEAQYENERLTYEQGIVADSFEAPPGRDEPMPLSHNLAMQYLLSYADPGFDCPVAMTAGAALVLEKFGREDDVLCEYYDALTSRDYEDLIEGAMFLTEKQGGSDVGANETRAEWDESAGYWRLSGEKWFCSNIDAEGTLALARTENAPAGTAGLSMFLVPHADPDGVSRDDSDDADGNGPYTKGQRREDGPLAPAETNDQFYRRLKDKLGTISVPTGEVEFTGAKAYLVGEEEAGFRQMAEMLNLERLSNAAASCGIIGRVLLESKIYAANREAFGETIDQYPLMRADLVDMAVTHEAATTYTFEAARLLSKRERAERAGETADDAYRLMRLLIPIAKARTARMAVDTASYGMEIHGGNGYVNEFVTNRLLRDAQVLPIWEGTENILSLDVLRALEREEAHEPLQAAISERLEYVSHPALADAAATVESEFHDLLGALATLAGEDTEYAQLSAKRLAHYVFDVFTAALLLERAQRDLDEDENGRLALVATRFVSRELADRDARGITSGDRFPIEQFDSVVRYTPVEPESITDAVAADD comes from the coding sequence ATGGACACGGACGTCGGAATCGACTACGGCACATTCGAGGAAGGCCGGCACGTCAACTACTGGGAACTCGATCAGACGCTCCAGCGCGAGCTTCGGCGCGGCTACACCGACGACGAGTTCGACTGGGCCGAATCGCGACTCTCGGCGTTCGGCGAAACCGTCGGTCACACCATCGCAGACAACGCCGACGACATCGACAATCACAGCCCTGAACTCGAGCCCTACGACAAGTACGGCGAGGTGCAAAACTGGGTTCGATATCCGGAGGCACAGTACGAGAACGAACGCCTCACCTACGAACAGGGCATCGTCGCGGATTCCTTCGAAGCGCCGCCAGGTCGCGATGAACCGATGCCGCTCTCGCACAACCTCGCGATGCAGTACCTGCTCTCCTACGCGGATCCGGGCTTTGACTGTCCGGTCGCGATGACCGCCGGCGCGGCGCTCGTTCTCGAGAAGTTCGGCCGCGAGGACGACGTGCTATGTGAGTACTACGACGCCCTCACGAGCCGCGACTACGAGGACCTGATCGAGGGCGCGATGTTCCTCACAGAAAAGCAAGGCGGCAGCGACGTCGGTGCGAACGAGACTCGCGCCGAGTGGGACGAGAGCGCGGGCTACTGGCGACTCAGCGGCGAGAAGTGGTTCTGTTCGAATATCGACGCCGAAGGAACGCTCGCACTCGCCCGGACCGAGAACGCGCCGGCGGGAACCGCAGGCCTCTCGATGTTCCTCGTTCCGCACGCAGATCCCGACGGTGTGAGCAGAGACGACTCCGACGATGCAGACGGGAACGGACCCTACACCAAGGGACAGCGACGGGAAGACGGACCGCTCGCACCTGCAGAGACCAACGACCAGTTCTATCGTCGGCTCAAGGACAAACTCGGGACGATTTCGGTCCCCACCGGTGAGGTCGAGTTCACCGGCGCGAAGGCGTACCTCGTTGGCGAGGAGGAAGCGGGCTTCCGGCAGATGGCCGAGATGCTCAACCTCGAACGCCTCTCGAACGCGGCCGCCTCCTGTGGCATCATCGGCCGCGTCCTCCTCGAGAGCAAGATCTACGCGGCGAACCGCGAAGCCTTCGGTGAAACCATCGACCAGTACCCACTCATGCGCGCGGATCTCGTCGACATGGCCGTCACCCACGAGGCCGCGACGACGTATACATTCGAGGCGGCGCGGCTGCTTTCGAAGCGCGAACGTGCAGAACGGGCGGGTGAGACGGCAGACGACGCCTACCGACTCATGCGACTGCTGATCCCCATCGCCAAGGCCCGCACCGCCCGAATGGCCGTCGACACCGCCTCCTACGGAATGGAGATTCACGGCGGCAACGGCTACGTGAACGAGTTCGTCACCAACCGTCTCCTCCGGGACGCGCAGGTCCTCCCGATCTGGGAGGGCACCGAGAACATCCTCTCACTGGATGTCCTCCGGGCGCTCGAACGCGAAGAGGCTCACGAACCGCTGCAGGCCGCGATCAGCGAGCGACTCGAGTACGTCTCGCATCCAGCGCTGGCAGATGCCGCCGCGACGGTCGAGAGTGAGTTCCACGACCTGCTGGGCGCGCTCGCGACGCTCGCTGGTGAGGACACCGAGTACGCGCAACTGTCCGCAAAGCGCCTTGCACACTACGTCTTCGACGTTTTCACTGCTGCGTTGTTGCTCGAGCGCGCACAGCGCGACCTGGACGAGGATGAGAACGGTCGACTGGCACTCGTCGCAACGCGGTTCGTCTCACGAGAACTTGCGGACCGAGATGCGCGCGGAATCACGAGCGGCGATCGGTTCCCGATAGAGCAGTTCGATAGCGTAGTTCGGTATACGCCGGTCGAGCCGGAATCGATTACGGATGCCGTTGCAGCCGACGATTGA